In the genome of Hevea brasiliensis isolate MT/VB/25A 57/8 chromosome 14, ASM3005281v1, whole genome shotgun sequence, the window GCTACATAAAATACTTTTAATTCAGAACTAAATgccttctttcactattctttatTTGCAACTAAGTTGTGGGCAATGGCAACGAATTACTTGTTAAAACTGTGGCCTGAAAATGGCAATGGGTACCCATTTATGCATTTCAAATCTATTAGGATTCATAGCTGCTAAGTGTAGAAATCAGGAGTCTCTTCCATGGCTACTAGAGTTGGATGGAATGGTCAGCAATGGTAAGTGTTAATCGTGTTGTGACTTCtgttaattttcttttataactCGGTATTTTACTTATTCATGTTTTTCTCCTGTATATTTAGTCATGTTTACATTGAACAGTAGTAGTACTATAGTTGAACAGAATTTTTCATCAGTGGTTCACCCCCTGCAACTCTATCCCTGGTTGGCACAGGAAAAATATATGATATACATCAAGCCTAAGATAGAACTCATTAGTTTGTTTTATTGTTAATTCTGTGGCTATTCAAACTCACAAATGGTCAAAACCAACCAATCCAATTCTAtgtttaaagaactaatggattTATTATTTAGCTGATGGTTTAATAATTGAACTTTTTATTCTATATTTAGAAAAATTGAGAGTGGAATGGATTCAATTAGTTTGTTTATTTTATCAGCTAGAGGTCTCAAAACCAATTATAGGAAACAACCCACTAAAATCCTCTTTGAAATTgtgataaaaatataatttttttaaaaaatataattttttttaaaaatataattttaaacattgttaaaaataatttaattatttttaatttgtataactaaaatttattaaatttaatttagaattaattttaatatttttaactaaTGTATATTTCagataatattttctttattaacaGCTTCAATAATATTCCCAAATAAAATCTGATTAAAAGAACTTACCCACCCAACAGGGTTACATAAGTGGCAGCCTTTTTATTTTCTGAACTCATTTGAACTTTAGATTTACTCTATGCTCTGTCAAATCTTCTCACTGTCTATATTTTATCAATAAAGAAGGTTCATATATTTTTCCTTCGAGGCTCTTGCTtgttttcaaaaatatttttcatattttttaatatttaaaacacttaaaaaaatatattaataaaaaatatttttagtacaTGTGAAAAGTATCGTACCGCTTAATATTTGTCATTTATCgaacttatataattttaaaaactttcaATTCACAAATTAACTTTTGAGTTAGATTCAAATGCTCAATATAGTATCATGGCCTTAATTATCAAAAAGGATAAATTAGATATAAAAAATCTCACATTATTTGAATATCTGACATttatcaaatttatatatatatttttgagacttttaaaattaaattattttttaaaaaataattttttaattttttctaactttaattgttattaaaatataaaaatatttatatatatatatattacatatatgcatataaataatttaatattataattaaataattaaaaatatttattatgaaaatattatttaaaaatatttttcataaaaaatatttttctgataaattatttaaaaaaaatttgatttaaataatttaattttaatttttaaacctcCACCTTtttataactaaaaaaaaaaaaagtccgcGGTAAAAatggggaaaaaaaaaatctatagtgGAAGTAGAAGAGTAGATCTTGTGCGCTTGGTCATCGAGAAGGTACCAAGTGGACGGCAAATGCAGCGACCAGCTCCAATGGGTTGTAGGTCCCAGTCCAAAGGTAACACAACACAGTAGCAGTTAATAGAAAACGCGCGAGATGAGAGATACAGAAACAAACGGTTGTTGGCTTTCACGTGTAGTTTGTGCTTTTCTCTGTATCATCAAAAAATCAAAGTCACTCCCAAACACTCTAATAAAAAAGAATACTGAAGCCTTTCCCTTTCCATCAAACCCTTTTTTAATCCTCTTTATAAGGGTGGCCTTTCCcatccattcatcaattaacccaTTTTTCTTCTCTATGAAGGTATGTTTCTCATTCTTTCTCACATTCTCTTCATTCTTCCTTAATTTTTGGTGCTGGGAATGATATCTGTTTGTTTTCTGAGAAAATCAAGGAAAAGATAAAAAGGGCATGTTTTTCTTTTTTGGAAGTTCACTTATTTCGTGTCTTTTTGGAACTCCAATTACAAGCAAAaagcttttttcctttttttttaagaaatttttatgGGCTGGATGATTTGTCTTTGGTTTTTGTAAGGTCTGGCTTAATTGTTGTAAGTCACAGTTAAAGTGATAAGGGTGATCTgttgatatatttatttattggCAAATTTTAGCAACTTAAATTGGGTgggtcttttattttcctttaaattTTTGGGTTGATCGTTTGTCTTCTTGGATATTTTTTATGTTTACAGATTTTGTTTACAAATCGAAATCAATCAATGTCTAAAGTCTTTGAATTGTGGGTGAACATGATTCGAAAGAAGAAGAACGAGAGGCTTCTAATGTTCAAAGGTCGGATACTAACTTGATCCTATTACTTCTGGTCTGGAATTACTATTAAGATTTTTATTGTTGAGTAGAGTAAAAGGGTGTTCTTATTAATATCCTTGTGCTGGAATTGCAGAATGTATGCAAGGATCTAATCTTGTGATAGAATGGTTATTGCTTTGATTTCACTTGAAGAGACTTTAGTTTATAATTTGTTTGGTTTGGCTTTCTGGAGTAATATTACCATTTTGGAAATGTAGTATCTTGTTTTGGTTGCGTATTGTTTTGGGGGCATTTAAGAATTACTTGACCTTGATTGTTTGATGGAGTTGTTAAGAAGGAAGAGAAAGGGCCTAGAAGTTTTGCCATTATGTGGCAAATCCTTGACTTCATCTGCTATTATTTGGTCTCACTTGTCACTGGGAGATTATTCAAGGCAGAAGAAGAAGTGCAAGGAAGATGAAGATAAGGAAGTTGGTTCCCCTAGGAGTGTAGTTAAAGGAATTGTCACTGCCCCCCATTTTAGGAGTTCCTCTTTAGATCCACCTTGTAGGGGTCTTAAGAGGAAAATTGGTTGTATTGATGTAGCAACACAATTGGGTCGGAAGAAAAAGATCGAGCAACAATATGATTTGGGTGCAACAATTGGGAAAGGTAAGTTTGGATCTGTAGTGTTGTGTAGAAGTAAAGTGACTGGAGAAGAATTTGCATGCAAAATGTTGCGCAAGGGTGAGGATCCTGTGCATCGAGAGGTGGAGATAATGCAGCACCTTTCTGGTCATCCAGGCATTGTAACATTGAAGGCTGTGTATGAGGATTCAGAATCTTTCTATCTTGTGATGGAGCTTTGTTCTGGGGGGCGATTGCTTGACCAGATGGCTAGGGAAGGGCAATATTCAGAGCATCACGCTGCTAATGTACTGAGGGAGTTGATTTCAGTTATCAAATATTGCCATGATATGGGTGTTGTTCATCGGGACATAAAGCCTGAAAATATCCTTGTTACGACTTCTGGGCAAATGAAGCTTGCAGATTTTGGGCTAGCTATGAGGATTTCAAATGGTAATAAtggttttctttttaaatatttcgATGTATTTCTATGGGCATCAGTACTCATGCTCTGTACATATACCTATTGCTGGACTGTGTGTAAAAGATACTGGTATAggtttaaaatttcatttcaggATGTCCACTGTCCAGAAGCAATTCCAAATCTAGTTCTCCAAATATTCACTTAGCAATATGAAATGCATAATGTGCCTTCTAAAATGCATTTTTAATCAATCTAACTAAATTAATTTTTGCTTAGAAAAAAAATGCAGAAAGCAAAACAAAGCTTCTCCAATACTAAAATAGATTATAGAGTAAGGATTTTATGCTTGTTTCTTTCTTTGAGGAATAACTGCTGTTAACATTGTAACTTTTCTCTTTTGAAAAACCTTATGATGCTTTTGTATGAATTCCTTGCATTTTTGAAGCTGTTCTTATGCTTAATGTATAGCTTAATGTATTTTCAATCGTTATTGCAGCAATTTACTCCTCACCTTGATGTGTTACTGGCCTAGAATTATTTAGCTAGCCAAGAACCTTAAAGGAGGGTTGAGTTTGGATAATCATGAGAGCAATTCTATGAATATTGCATGGACAGTGATAATAAACTGTTGACATAAAAAatgctttaaaagcttgaagtttattaaacacctcttcaacaggGGAATAAAAAAGGGAAAGTTTATTCTTCTTAATTTGTTTGGTTTATCAGTTTACCACGGATTTTCTTTGCAGTTATGAAAGATGTGACATGAGcttgtttattttcttttttttcccatGCTCACTCTTGCTTTCTGTCTCTCTTAGTTCGTGTTTGATATAAACTGAGCATTTGCTATAAATTAGTGCCTGATCTAACTAATGTTAAGAAATACAGTGATTTGACTGGCCTGAAACATCTGCATTTGATTCTATCATACTGATATCTTTTCCATAATTGGGCTTTTCTGTACTCAGTGCTCAATTATGCATAGttttctgaaaataataaataaactCTGGTGTCTTCCATGCAGGTCAGAGCCTTACAGGTGTAGTTGGAAGTCCTGCCTATGTTGCCCCAGAAGTTCTACTTGGCAACTATTCAGAAAAGGTTGATATTTGGAGTGCTGGTGTCCTCCTTCATGCTCTGTTGGTTGGCATTCTTCCATTTCAAGGTGACTCTTTGGATGCAGTATTTGAGGCAATTAAGAAGGTTAACCTAGATTTTGAGAGTGGGTTATGGGAGTCAGTATCCCAACCTGCAAGGGATCTCGTTGCCAGAATGCTCAATAGGGATGTTTCATCAAGACTAACTGCTGATGAATTACTAAGTAAGTGTCCTATACCCCTTGCCTTTTTGTTAGCAGATGTTTTGTACAAGGGATCCTAGGGGCTTCTCACTGACATTAACTATTAGATTGACATACTATTGGAAGAATATGGTTGATCATCTAATCATGAACTTGAAGAACTGATTCATTTATGGAAAATAAATTGGGTAGATTTATGTCACTGTTCACCTCATACTCATTGTACTTTGATTGGTAATGATGCCAACGATCTATGGAAGTGTTGTGAATGCAATATAGCTTATGCTGCTAGTGTCTTTGAAATTAAAACTAGAATTAGAGCATCAAACTTAATaatgtacacacacacacacacacacacacacacacacacacacgcattcAACTTTAAGATGAATAGATAGCTGAGTGAAATGAGAAGTAGGGCGGAAGGTTACTTGGTGTGG includes:
- the LOC110672904 gene encoding serine/threonine-protein kinase PEPKR2 isoform X1; amino-acid sequence: MELLRRKRKGLEVLPLCGKSLTSSAIIWSHLSLGDYSRQKKKCKEDEDKEVGSPRSVVKGIVTAPHFRSSSLDPPCRGLKRKIGCIDVATQLGRKKKIEQQYDLGATIGKGKFGSVVLCRSKVTGEEFACKMLRKGEDPVHREVEIMQHLSGHPGIVTLKAVYEDSESFYLVMELCSGGRLLDQMAREGQYSEHHAANVLRELISVIKYCHDMGVVHRDIKPENILVTTSGQMKLADFGLAMRISNGQSLTGVVGSPAYVAPEVLLGNYSEKVDIWSAGVLLHALLVGILPFQGDSLDAVFEAIKKVNLDFESGLWESVSQPARDLVARMLNRDVSSRLTADELLRHPWILFHTEPTLKLRTVKPKLGNHVRLTFQRLTGKDGLESERIDITTSSFLSDDTSLILSSGGSIKRLDEQDCGFVDVLAVAMSRVRISEPKRSRLCGPTSPIRRECSSNIKVDNLCTAF
- the LOC110672904 gene encoding serine/threonine-protein kinase PEPKR2 isoform X2, translating into MELLRRKRKGLEVLPLCGKSLTSSAIIWSHLSLGDYSRQKKKCKEDEDKEVGSPRSVVKGIVTAPHFRSSSLDPPCRGLKRKIGCIDVATQLGRKKKIEQQYDLGATIGKGKFGSVVLCRSKVTGEEFACKMLRKGEDPVHREVEIMQHLSGHPGIVTLKAVYEDSESFYLVMELCSGGRLLDQMAREGQYSEHHAANVLRELISVIKYCHDMGVVHRDIKPENILVTTSGQMKLADFGLAMRISNGQSLTGVVGSPAYVAPEVLLGNYSEKVDIWSAGVLLHALLVGILPFQGDSLDAVFEAIKKVNLDFESGLWESVSQPARDLVARMLNRDVSSRLTADELLIKSVAKKSMLKANGSKYLIIFVGNQLFDTSHSIILFLCGFLSL